A window from Vigna angularis cultivar LongXiaoDou No.4 chromosome 7, ASM1680809v1, whole genome shotgun sequence encodes these proteins:
- the LOC108336187 gene encoding cytoplasmic 60S subunit biogenesis factor REI1 homolog 1: protein MPGLTCNACNTEFKDDTEQKLHYKSEWHRYNLKRKVAGVPGVTEALFLARQSVIAQEKNKVSETPMLYTCGLCGKDYKSSKAHAEHLKSRGHMMRASEGASDADEKAIIKPLPQRGVNRPPPRREVDNSENEESEDEWEEVDPEDDLVDGAAKSLTGLNVNEQGENVDMDEDEDDNDEDDFELDPSCCFMCDQKHKTIEDCMVHMHKHHGFFIPDVEYLKDPKGLLTYLGLRVKRDYECLYCNDRCYPFSSLEAVRKHMAAKSHCKVHFGDGDDEEEVELEEFYDYSSSYVDDQGKQLIVSGETANNVELVGGSELVITRKSGDRISTRTLGSREFLRYYRQKPRPSPANSMAITAALASRYRSMGLTTVQSREQIVRMKVLKEMNRSGVENMRSKIAMKSNVIRNLPNNVPY from the exons ATGCCAGGGTTAACGTGCAACGCTTGCAACACGGAATTCAAAGATGACACTGAGCAAAAGCTCCATTACAAGTCCGAGTGGCACCGCTACAATCTCAAACGCAAG GTGGCTGGTGTTCCTGGGGTGACAGAAGCACTATTTCTGGCTAGGCAATCTGTGATTGCTCAAGAGAAGAATAAAGTGAGTGAGACCCCAATGCTGTATACCTGCGGTCTTTGTGGAAAGGATTATAAAAGTTCTAAAGCTCATGCTGAGCACCTTAAATCACGTGGTCATATGATGCGGGCCTCTGAAGGAGCTAGTGATGCAGATGAGAAGGCAATAATTAAGCCACTTCCACAACGTGGTGTGAATAGACCTCCTCCTAGAAGAGAGGTAGATAACTCTGAAAATGAAGAAAGTGAAGATGAATGGGAGGAGGTTGATCCTGAAGATGATTTGGTTGATGGGGCTGCAAAGTCCTTGACTGGTTTGAATGTGAATGAGCAAGGTGAAAATGTtgatatggatgaagatgaagatgacaaTGATGAGGATGACTTTGAGTTAGATCCCTCATGTTGCTTTATGTGTGATCAAAAGCACAAAACAATTGAAGACTGCATGGTTCACATGCACAAGCATCACGGATTCTTCATTCCAGATGTTGAGTATTTGAAGGATCCAAAAGGCCTCCTCACATATCTTGGCCTTAGG gTCAAAAGGGACTACGAGTGTCTGTACTGCAATGATCGATGTTATCCTTTCAGCAGCTTAGAAGCAGTCAGGAAACATATGGCAGCAAAAAGCCATTGTAAAGTGCATTttggtgatggtgatgatgaggAAGAGGTAGAGTTAGAAGAGTTCTATGACTACAGCAGTAG TTATGTGGATGATCAGGGCAAGCAGCTCATTGTATCTGGTGAAACAGCTAACAATGTAGAACTTGTTGGTGGGTCTGAGCTCGTAATCACCAGGAAATCTGGTGATAGAATATCAACCAGAACACTTGGTTCTCGGGAATTTTTGCGTTACTATCGTCAGAAACCCCGACCATCACCAGCAAATAGTATGGCCATTACTGCTGCGTTGGCTTCAAG GTACAGGAGCATGGGTTTGACCACTGTCCAATCAAGGGAGCAAATTGTGAGGATGAAAGTGCTGAAGGAAATGAATAGGTCAGGTGTGGAGAATATGCGTTCCAAGATAGCAATGAAGAGTAATGTTATCCGAAACCTGCCAAATAATGTCCCATATTAG
- the LOC108338367 gene encoding uncharacterized protein LOC108338367 isoform X1: MEDIQLTINWDDVVCPICLDFPHNSVLLQCSSYDNGCRAFVCDTNQLHSNCLDRFKNSSGVPASLVSSTASAENTENINAKQSNDECNLTCPLCRGEVSGWIVVDKARGHLDEKKRCCDEVQCTFMGSYLELQKHAQLEHPHARPSKVDPARQLDWENFQQSSEIIDVLSTIHSEIPRGVVLGDYVIEYGDDDARDEFEDFPGDEGNWWTSCILYFDNFRRSRNRRRARVSHTRRSNRRLSYDTSNSDEGSVASVEYADYRIEETDDDFVSTSGSSRSNAGYRRSHRRRSRFYDN; this comes from the exons ATGGAGGATATTCAGTTGACGATCAACTGGGACGATGTAGTCTGTCCTATATGTTTGGATTTTCCTCATAATAGTGTTCTTCTTCAGTGTTCATCTTATGATAACGGATGTCGTGCTTTTGTTTGTGACACAAATCAATTGCACTCTAATTGTTTGGATCGCTTCAAAAATTCAAGTGGTGTGCCAGCCTCTCTGGTGTCTTCTACTGCTTCTGCTGAAAATACTGAAAATATCAATGCTAAGCAATCCAATGATGAATGCAATCTGACTTGCCCCTTGTGTAGAGGTGAGGTTTCTGGGTGGATTGTTGTCGATAAAGCTCGTGGTCATCTTGATGAGAAGAAGCGCTGTTGTGATGAGGTGCAATGTACATTCATGGGAAGTTACTTGGAGCTGCAAAAACATGCTCAGCTTGAACATCCTCATGCACGCCCATCAAAAGTTGATCCTGCACGCCAACTTGATTGGGAGAATTTTCAACAATCATCAGAGATCATAGATGTTCTGAGTACTATTCATTCAGAAATTCCCAGAGGGGTGGTTCTTGGAGATTATGTGATCGAGTACGGGGATGACGATGCTAGAGATGAGTTTGAGGACTTTCCTGGAGATGAGGGCAACTGGTGGACCTCGTGTATTCTGTACTTTGATAACTTCAGAAGATCGAGAAATAGAAGAAGGGCAAGAGTCAGTCACACAAGAAGGAGTAATCGCCGTTTAAGTTATGATACTTCAAATTCTGATGAAGGTTCTGTCGCATCTGTGGAGTATGCAGATTATAGGATAGAAGAGACTGATGATGATTTTGTTAGTACAAGTGGCTCTTCAAGGAGTAATGCTGGTTATCGCAG ATCCCATAGACGTCGGTCCCGCTTTTATGACAATTAG